The Stigmatella aurantiaca DW4/3-1 genome contains the following window.
AGCCGAACTTCATCCGGGCCTCCTCCTCCTCGATGCCGAGCGCCTTGAAGACCTCCGCCTGGACCTTCGGATCATGGAGCCGGATGGAGCCGCCGCCGATCTCGAAGCCGTTGAGCACCACGTCGTAGCGGTGGCACTTCACGCGGCCCGGATCCGTCAGCAGGTACTCGACATCCCCATCGTGCGGCCGGGTGAAGGCGTGGTGCGCGGCTGCCCACGTCTTGCTCTCCTCGTCGTACTCGAACAGGGGCGGGTTGACGACCCACAGGAAGCGCCAGTTGCCGCCGCTGCCGTACTCGGGGATGAGGCCCAGCTTCTTGGCCACGTGCACGCGCAGGTTGGCCATCACCGTGTGCACCAGCGACTCGCGGCCGAACTGGAACAGGAGCAGATCGCCCGTCTTCGCGTTGCACGCCTGGTTGATGGCCTGGCGGAGCGCCGGGGAGATGGTCTTCGCCAGCGGCGACTGCGTCCACTCGCCGCCCTCGCCCACCTTGGCGCGCGCCAGCCCGCGGGCGCCAGCCTGCTTGGCGAACTCCTCCAGCTTGTCGGACTCGGCCCGGCTGAGCGCCTTGTCCGCGGGGATGACCATGGCCTTGACGATGCCCTTGTGCTGCACCGCCTCCCAGATGAGCGGCACCCCGCCGCCCTCTCCGTGCTCGCGGATGAGGTCCGTCAGGACGATGTGCTCCAGCCCAAAGCGCAGGTCCGGCTTGTCGTTGCCGTACTTGGCCATGGACTCGTCGAAGTTCATCCGCATGAACGGCGTGGGCACGTCCACGCCGAGCACTTCCTTCCACAGCTTCTGGATGAGCCCCTCGATGATGGTGAAGATGTCGTCCTGGGTGACGAAGCTCATCTCCACGTCGATCTGCGTGAACTCCGGCTGCCGGTCCAGGCGCAGGTCCTCGTCCCGGAAGCACTTGACGATCTGGAAGTACCGGTCGAAGCCCGCCACCATGAAGAGCTGCTTGTAGAGCTGCGGGCTCTCCGCCAGGGCGTAGAACTTGCCCGGGTTGAGCCGGCTGGGCACCAGGAAGTTGCGCGCGCCGCCGGGCGTGTACTTGCCCATGAAGGGCGTCTCCAGCTCCAGGAAGCCGTTCTCCACCATGTACGCGCGCGTCAGCGCGTTCATCTTCGAGCGCGTCATCAGCGACTGCTGCAACGGCTTGCGGCGCAGGTCCAGGTAGCGGTGCGCCAGGCGCTTGTCCTCGGCCGTCTCGATCGAGTCCTCGATGAGGAACGGCGTGGGCTCGGAGCGGTTGAAGATGGTGAGGGCGTCCGCCTTCACCTCGATTTCACCCGTCTTCATCTTCGGGTTCACGTTCTTGCCGCGCGAGATGACCTTGCCGCGCACGCCGATGCAGAACTCCAGGCGCAACTGCCCGGCCAACTCGTGGGCCTCCTTCGCGTCCGGCTCGAAGACGACCTGGGTGAGCCCTTCCCGGTCCCGCAAGTCGATGAAGACCGCGCCGCCGTGGTCCCGCCGGTTCTGCACCCAGCCGAAGAGAACGACCTCCTGACCCACCTGCTCCTTGG
Protein-coding sequences here:
- the aspS gene encoding aspartate--tRNA ligase, whose amino-acid sequence is MAVPFISEVKRTHTCGQLTKEQVGQEVVLFGWVQNRRDHGGAVFIDLRDREGLTQVVFEPDAKEAHELAGQLRLEFCIGVRGKVISRGKNVNPKMKTGEIEVKADALTIFNRSEPTPFLIEDSIETAEDKRLAHRYLDLRRKPLQQSLMTRSKMNALTRAYMVENGFLELETPFMGKYTPGGARNFLVPSRLNPGKFYALAESPQLYKQLFMVAGFDRYFQIVKCFRDEDLRLDRQPEFTQIDVEMSFVTQDDIFTIIEGLIQKLWKEVLGVDVPTPFMRMNFDESMAKYGNDKPDLRFGLEHIVLTDLIREHGEGGGVPLIWEAVQHKGIVKAMVIPADKALSRAESDKLEEFAKQAGARGLARAKVGEGGEWTQSPLAKTISPALRQAINQACNAKTGDLLLFQFGRESLVHTVMANLRVHVAKKLGLIPEYGSGGNWRFLWVVNPPLFEYDEESKTWAAAHHAFTRPHDGDVEYLLTDPGRVKCHRYDVVLNGFEIGGGSIRLHDPKVQAEVFKALGIEEEEARMKFGFLLDALKYGAPPHGGIALGMDRLVMLLTSAESLRDVIPFPKTKTGTDLMTSAPGDVDERQLKEIHVRSVPPPTQQK